A region of the Candidatus Palauibacter australiensis genome:
GGCGCCCTTGTCGTGGACGACACGATCGTGCACCTGACGGGGTTCTCCAACCGCCGAGCCAGACGCGGCGAGCGCGACGGCGAACGGGTGTATGCGAACTACCACCAGAGGCGCGATGCCCTCCGCCGCCGGCACGCGAGCTAACAGCGCCTGGCAAAGCGCAAGGTGCGGCCGCCGCCCTCGTCTCGGCTACGGCTGGAACTGCCGCGCCATCCCCGCCACCTTACGCGACCCGCCAGCGCGTTGGCGGCGTTTCCGGCTAACGATCGCGTGGAGGACGGGTGAAAGCTCCCGGACGGGGCCGCGAGGCGGCGATGGTCTTCATCTTCATCACCGTCTTCATCGACGTGCTGGGGATCGGGATCATCGTCCCCATCCTCCCCGAACTCATCAAGGAGTTCACGGGAGGAAGCACGGCGCGCGCGGGGCGCTGGTTCGGCGTGCTCGCGGCGACCTACGCCGTCACCCAGTTCTTCTTCGCGCCCATCCTGGGCTCGCTCTCGGACCGGGTCGGACGCCGGCCCGTCATCCTGATCTCGCTCTTCGGTCTCGGGATCGACTACATCATCATGGGGCTCGCGCCCTCCATCGGCTGGCTCTTCGCGGGCCGCCTCATCGCGGGCGTGATGGGCGCGAGCATCACCACGGCCAACGCCTACGTCGCCGACGTGTCGGAACCCGACAAGCGGGCCCGGAACTTCGGACTCATCGGGGTCGCGTTCGGCCTCGGCTTCATCTTCGGCCCCGCCATCGGCGGGCTCCTGGGCGGGATCGACCTGCGCCTCCCCTTCTTCGCCGCGGCGGCACTCGCCCTCGTGAACGCGCTGTACGGCGTCTTCGTCCTCCCCGAATCGCTGCCGCCCGAGAAGCGTGACGCCTTCAGCTGGCTGAAGGCCAACCCCATCGGGAGCCTCTTCGTGCTGCGTTCGTACCCGCTGGTGGCCGGCCTCGCCGTGTCGTTCGTGTTCATGGTCCTCGCGCAGCGCGGCCTCGAGACCGTGTGGGTCCTCTACACCGGCCACAAGTTCGGCTGGGACGAACTCGCGAACGGACTGTCGCTGGCGCTTGTCGGACTCATGGCGGCCCTGGTACAGGGGGTCCTGGTTCAGCCTGTGATCAAGCGCACCGGGGAGCGCCGCGCGATCCTCGGCGGGCTCGCGCTGGCCGTGATCACGTACCTCGGCTACGGCCTCGCCACGCAGGGGTGGATGCTCATCGCCTTCATCATCTTCGGCTCCATCGGGGGCGTGGCGGGCCCGGCCCTCCAGAGCCTCGTGGCCGGAGCCGTGGAGCCGCAGGACCAGGGGAAGGTCCAGGGAGGCCTCCAGTCGCTCATGAGCCTGACGAGCATCCTGAGCCCCCTGATCTTCACCAGCCTCCTGTTCAGCTACTTCACGTCACCCGCCGCCCCCGTGGAGTTGCCGGGCGCGCCCTTCCTGCTCGGCGCCGTGATGTACGCCACGGCGTTCGTGCTCGTGCTCCGCCTCTTCCGCCGCATCCCGGCGGCCCGATAGGCGTCGACGCTCTGACGTCACCTGACACTCGGCCTCAGGACACTCCGAGTTGCTGGAGGAGGAAGGCGAGCTCCATGGCGGCGTTGCGCACGTTGCGGGTGAAGGAGCGGCCGCCGGCGTGGCCGGTGCGCGAGTCGTAGTCGAGGATCACCGGCAGCCCGGAAGTCGAGGCGGCCTGTAGGCGCGCGGCCATCTTGCGGGCCTGTAGCGGGGGCACGCGGGTGTCGAGGTCTCCTTGGGTGAGCATGACGGCGGGATAGGCCACGCCGTCGCGCACGTTCTGGTACGGGGAGAACGTCCGCAGCACCTCGAACTCTTCGGCCACTGCCGCGTTCCCGTACTCCAGGAGCGCCGGCATGTTGTTCGTGTCGGTGAACTGGTAGAAGCGGACCATGTCGAGGTCGGGCAGGCCGCAGTAGACGGCGCGGAAGAGGTCCGGCCGCTTCGTGAGGGAGGCCGCGACGAGCAGCCCGCCGTTGCTGCCGCCGCGGATCGCGAGCCGGTCGGGGTTCGTGTAGCCGTTGTCGACCAGCCATTCGGCGGCGGCGATGAAGTCGGCGAACACGTTCGGCTTGTTCTCGAGCATGCCCGCCCGGTGCCACTCCTCGCCGAACTCGCCGCCGCCCCGTAGCGTCGCCATCGCGTACACGCCGCCCTGCTCCAGCCACGCCGCGGCACGCGTGTCGAAGCGGGGCAGCAGGTTCACGTTGAAGCCGCCGTACCCGTACAGGAGGGCAGGGCTTCGCCCGTCCAGCGCGAGTCCCCGGCGGTGGGCGACGTACATCGGGGCCCGCGTCCCGTCCTCCGAGGTGTACCAGACCTGCTTCAGCTCGTATTCGGACGCGTTGAAGGGGACGGATGACGGGCGCCACTCCTCCGTCTCCATCGTCTCGAGGTCGAGCTTGAGGATGGTGGAGGGGGTGAGGAGCGACGTCAGCGTGAGGAGGGCCTCGGTTCCGTCATCTCCGTGCGAGCGCAGCGTCGCCACGTGGTGGTCCGGAATCGGGATCTCGCCCTTCACGGCGCCGTCCGGCCCGTAGCGCACGATCCGGCTGCTCACGTCGCGCAGGTAGTCGGCATACAGGTCGTCGCCGATGAACCGGTATCCGGTGAGGAGGTCCTCGCCCTCGGGCAGCACCTCCCGCCACCGCGCCGGATCCGGGTCCGGATTCTCCAGGTCGACCGCGAGGATGCGGTTCCTGGGCGCGTCCAGGTTCGTGAGCAGGTAGAGTTCATCGTCGACGAAGCGGGTGCTGAAGCGGGCGGGCGCGCCGACGATGAGCGGTGCGGGCGCCGTCCCGGAGCGCAGGTCGTGCAGGTACACGTCCGTCCGCGCCCACCCGTGCTGCACGGTGTAGACGTGCCACCGGCCGTCGCCCCCCTGCGAGAAGCCCACGAAGCGTTCCGGGCCGTGCCCCTCCCCGAACAGCTCCTCGTCCTCGTCGAGGTCGGTCCCCAGCCGGTGATAGCGGATCCGCGCGCCCGTTTCCCGCGACCGGCGGCTGTAGTAGAAGCCGTCTCCTTCCGGATCGAAGGAGACATTTCCGTACAGGTAGGTCGGCAGGCGGTCGGGCAGGTCTTCGCCACTCTCCAGGTCGCGGACGCGGTACTCCCGCTCGTCCCGGCCCCCGTCCCGGATGGCGTAGATCATGAGACGGCCATCCGGCGAAAAGTCGATGATGCTCACGCTGGTCGTGGCGTCATCGCGGAGGTCGAGCGGGTCGATGACGACCTCGAACTCGCCGGCGGGATCCACCGGGTCCACCGCGCCCTCCTGCGGTTCTTCGGGCGCCGGCCGGCGGTAGATCGCCCCGACCTCCCGGCCCGGCTTCCGGAACGAGAAGTACTCGTAGTCCCCCGCTCGGCGCGGGAAGATCGCCCCCGGCACGTCCATCAGCTCACGGAGCCGCCCCTCCAGCTCCGCGCGCAGCGGCGTGTCGCCGACGATGCGTTCCGCGTAGGCGTTCTGCTCGTCGATCCAGGCGCGGGTCTCGGGACTCTCCTGGTCCTCGAGCCACCGGTAGTCGTCGGTGAACTCGACGCCGTGCAGGGTGTTGACGACGGGAATCCGGGCCGTCTCCGGCGGGGGCGGCCAAGCCTCACACGCCGCCACGCAGACGGCGAGTGCGGCCAGCCGGAGCACCGAAAGAGCGGTGCCGGCGGGCACGGCGATGGCGCGGGCGCGGCGTGTCGAGTCCGCCATGGCGCCTCCTGTCAGGCGGTCAGGGGGTGACGGTCACCCGGACGTAGGCATTGCTCCAGCAGCACTGGTCGCCGCCGGTGCTGTCGTTTGCGTCCCAGTTGTCGATGCGCGCGCGCAGGACGTATTCGCCCGGCTCACTGAACGTCGCCGCGGTCGTCGTCTCGCCGGTCCCGCCCTCGACCGTGATCTGCCACGGCTCGAACTCCACCGGCGCGGCGGGCCCCTGGTGCTTGAACCAGGTCACCTCCACGTCGACCACCTGGTTCACGAGATCCTCGGGGTCGCGGACGGAGACCTCCTCGGTCCACAGCCGCAGCGTCAGGGGTTCGCCCACCTGAGCCGTGCGCGGCTCGCCCCACACGCCCTGGACGTGCTGGCCCGCCTCCCCCTCGGGGTCGAAGCGGACGAGGGGCGGTATCGACCCCATGGCCCGAGGGCCGTAATCGAGCTGCAGCGCCGGGGCAAAGACGCGGGCCGGCACGGGATACGTCACGCCGTTCGAGGTGATTGTCCACACGACGCGCTGCTCCCCGTCACCGTAGGACGCG
Encoded here:
- a CDS encoding TCR/Tet family MFS transporter, with product MKAPGRGREAAMVFIFITVFIDVLGIGIIVPILPELIKEFTGGSTARAGRWFGVLAATYAVTQFFFAPILGSLSDRVGRRPVILISLFGLGIDYIIMGLAPSIGWLFAGRLIAGVMGASITTANAYVADVSEPDKRARNFGLIGVAFGLGFIFGPAIGGLLGGIDLRLPFFAAAALALVNALYGVFVLPESLPPEKRDAFSWLKANPIGSLFVLRSYPLVAGLAVSFVFMVLAQRGLETVWVLYTGHKFGWDELANGLSLALVGLMAALVQGVLVQPVIKRTGERRAILGGLALAVITYLGYGLATQGWMLIAFIIFGSIGGVAGPALQSLVAGAVEPQDQGKVQGGLQSLMSLTSILSPLIFTSLLFSYFTSPAAPVELPGAPFLLGAVMYATAFVLVLRLFRRIPAAR
- a CDS encoding prolyl oligopeptidase family serine peptidase, whose protein sequence is MADSTRRARAIAVPAGTALSVLRLAALAVCVAACEAWPPPPETARIPVVNTLHGVEFTDDYRWLEDQESPETRAWIDEQNAYAERIVGDTPLRAELEGRLRELMDVPGAIFPRRAGDYEYFSFRKPGREVGAIYRRPAPEEPQEGAVDPVDPAGEFEVVIDPLDLRDDATTSVSIIDFSPDGRLMIYAIRDGGRDEREYRVRDLESGEDLPDRLPTYLYGNVSFDPEGDGFYYSRRSRETGARIRYHRLGTDLDEDEELFGEGHGPERFVGFSQGGDGRWHVYTVQHGWARTDVYLHDLRSGTAPAPLIVGAPARFSTRFVDDELYLLTNLDAPRNRILAVDLENPDPDPARWREVLPEGEDLLTGYRFIGDDLYADYLRDVSSRIVRYGPDGAVKGEIPIPDHHVATLRSHGDDGTEALLTLTSLLTPSTILKLDLETMETEEWRPSSVPFNASEYELKQVWYTSEDGTRAPMYVAHRRGLALDGRSPALLYGYGGFNVNLLPRFDTRAAAWLEQGGVYAMATLRGGGEFGEEWHRAGMLENKPNVFADFIAAAEWLVDNGYTNPDRLAIRGGSNGGLLVAASLTKRPDLFRAVYCGLPDLDMVRFYQFTDTNNMPALLEYGNAAVAEEFEVLRTFSPYQNVRDGVAYPAVMLTQGDLDTRVPPLQARKMAARLQAASTSGLPVILDYDSRTGHAGGRSFTRNVRNAAMELAFLLQQLGVS